Proteins encoded in a region of the Anguilla anguilla isolate fAngAng1 chromosome 10, fAngAng1.pri, whole genome shotgun sequence genome:
- the smad2 gene encoding mothers against decapentaplegic homolog 2 isoform X3: MSSILPFTPPVVKRLLGWKKSAGGAGGAGGGEQNGQEEKWCEKAVKSLVKKLKKTGQLDELEKAITTQNCNTKCVTIPRSLDGRLQVSHRKGLPHVIYCRLWRWPDLHSHHELRAIDTCEYAFNLKKDEVCVNPYHYQRVETPVLPPVLVPRHTEILTELPPLDDYTHSIPENTSFPVGIEPPNNYIPETPPPGYISEDGETSDQQMNQSMDTGSPAELSPSTLSPVNHSMDLQPVTYSEPAFWCSIAYYELNQRVGETFHASQPSLTVDGFTDPSNSERFCLGLLSNVNRNATVEMTRRHIGRGVRLYYIGGEVFAECLSDSAIFVQSPNCNQRYGWHPATVCKIPPGCNLKIFNNQEFAALLAQSVNQGFEAVYQLTRMCTIRMSFVKGWGAEYRRQTVTSTPCWIELHLNGPLQWLDKVLTQMGSPSVRCSSMS; the protein is encoded by the exons ATGTCCTCCATCTTGCCGTTCACGCCGCCGGTGGTCAAGCGGCTGCTGGGCTGGAAGAAgtcggcgggcggggcgggcggggcgggcgggggcgagCAGAACGGCCAGGAGGAGAAGTGGTGCGAGAAGGCGGTAAAGAGCCTGGtgaagaagctgaagaagacGGGCCAGCTGGACGAGCTGGAGAAGGCCATCACCACGCAGAACTGCAACACCAAGTGTGTCACCATCCCCAG GTCCCTGGACGGGCGCCTGCAGGTCTCGCACCGTAAGGGTCTTCCTCACGTCATCTACTGCCGGCTGTGGCGATGGCCGGACCTGCACAGCCACCACGAGCTGCGCGCCATCGACACCTGCGAGTACGCCTTCAACCTGAAGAAGGACGAGGTGTGCGTCAACCCCTACCACTACCAGCGGGTGGAGACGCCAG TGCTGCCTCCGGTCCTGGTGCCCAGACACACCGAGATCCTGACCGAGCTGCCCCCCCTGGACGACTACACCCATTCCATCCCCGAGAACACCAGCTTCCCCGTCGGGATCGAGCCCCCCAACAATTACATACCAG agaccccgccccctggatACATCAGCGAAGATGGGGAGACCAGTGACCAACAGATGAATCAAAGTATGGACACAG GTTCTCCTGCAGAACTGTCGCCCAGTACACtttcacctgtcaatcacagcatGG ACCTCCAGCCGGTGACGTACTCAGAGCCCGCCTTCTGGTGCTCGATAGCGTACTACGAGCTGAACCAGCGGGTGGGGGAGACCTTCCACGCCTCCCAGCCCTCCCTGACCGTGGACGGCTTCACGGACCCCTCAAACTCGGAGCGCTTCTGCCTGGGCCTGCTGTCCAACGTCAACCGCAACGCCACCGTGGAGATGACCCGCAGGCACATAG GAAGAGGCGTGAGGCTGTACTACATCGGAGGGGAGGTGTTCGCTGAGTGTCTGAGTGACAGCGCCATCTTTGTTCAGAGTCCGAACTGCAACCAGAGGTATGGGTGGCACCCAGCCACGGTCTGCAAGATTCCTCCAG ggtGTAATCTGAAGATCTTTAATAACCAGGAGTTTGCGGCGCTGTTGGCCCAGTCGGTGAACCAGGGCTTCGAGGCGGTGTACCAGCTCACCAGGATGTGCACCATCCGCATGAGCTTCGTCAAGGGCTGGGGGGCGGAGTACAG ACGGCAGACTGTGACGAGCACTCCTTGCTGGATCGAGCTGCATTTGAACGGGCCGCTGCAGTGGCTGGATAAAGTTCTGACCCAGATGGGGTCCCCCTCCGTGCGCTGCTCCAGCATGTcataa
- the smad2 gene encoding mothers against decapentaplegic homolog 2 isoform X1 codes for MSSILPFTPPVVKRLLGWKKSAGGAGGAGGGEQNGQEEKWCEKAVKSLVKKLKKTGQLDELEKAITTQNCNTKCVTIPSNCSEIWGLSTPNTIEQWETSGLYSYPDQTRSLDGRLQVSHRKGLPHVIYCRLWRWPDLHSHHELRAIDTCEYAFNLKKDEVCVNPYHYQRVETPVLPPVLVPRHTEILTELPPLDDYTHSIPENTSFPVGIEPPNNYIPETPPPGYISEDGETSDQQMNQSMDTGSPAELSPSTLSPVNHSMDLQPVTYSEPAFWCSIAYYELNQRVGETFHASQPSLTVDGFTDPSNSERFCLGLLSNVNRNATVEMTRRHIGRGVRLYYIGGEVFAECLSDSAIFVQSPNCNQRYGWHPATVCKIPPGCNLKIFNNQEFAALLAQSVNQGFEAVYQLTRMCTIRMSFVKGWGAEYRRQTVTSTPCWIELHLNGPLQWLDKVLTQMGSPSVRCSSMS; via the exons ATGTCCTCCATCTTGCCGTTCACGCCGCCGGTGGTCAAGCGGCTGCTGGGCTGGAAGAAgtcggcgggcggggcgggcggggcgggcgggggcgagCAGAACGGCCAGGAGGAGAAGTGGTGCGAGAAGGCGGTAAAGAGCCTGGtgaagaagctgaagaagacGGGCCAGCTGGACGAGCTGGAGAAGGCCATCACCACGCAGAACTGCAACACCAAGTGTGTCACCATCCCCAG CAATTGCTCTGAAATTTGGGGACTGAGTACACCAAATACGATAGAACAGTGGGAAACCTCAGGCCTATACAGCTACCCTGACCAAACCAG GTCCCTGGACGGGCGCCTGCAGGTCTCGCACCGTAAGGGTCTTCCTCACGTCATCTACTGCCGGCTGTGGCGATGGCCGGACCTGCACAGCCACCACGAGCTGCGCGCCATCGACACCTGCGAGTACGCCTTCAACCTGAAGAAGGACGAGGTGTGCGTCAACCCCTACCACTACCAGCGGGTGGAGACGCCAG TGCTGCCTCCGGTCCTGGTGCCCAGACACACCGAGATCCTGACCGAGCTGCCCCCCCTGGACGACTACACCCATTCCATCCCCGAGAACACCAGCTTCCCCGTCGGGATCGAGCCCCCCAACAATTACATACCAG agaccccgccccctggatACATCAGCGAAGATGGGGAGACCAGTGACCAACAGATGAATCAAAGTATGGACACAG GTTCTCCTGCAGAACTGTCGCCCAGTACACtttcacctgtcaatcacagcatGG ACCTCCAGCCGGTGACGTACTCAGAGCCCGCCTTCTGGTGCTCGATAGCGTACTACGAGCTGAACCAGCGGGTGGGGGAGACCTTCCACGCCTCCCAGCCCTCCCTGACCGTGGACGGCTTCACGGACCCCTCAAACTCGGAGCGCTTCTGCCTGGGCCTGCTGTCCAACGTCAACCGCAACGCCACCGTGGAGATGACCCGCAGGCACATAG GAAGAGGCGTGAGGCTGTACTACATCGGAGGGGAGGTGTTCGCTGAGTGTCTGAGTGACAGCGCCATCTTTGTTCAGAGTCCGAACTGCAACCAGAGGTATGGGTGGCACCCAGCCACGGTCTGCAAGATTCCTCCAG ggtGTAATCTGAAGATCTTTAATAACCAGGAGTTTGCGGCGCTGTTGGCCCAGTCGGTGAACCAGGGCTTCGAGGCGGTGTACCAGCTCACCAGGATGTGCACCATCCGCATGAGCTTCGTCAAGGGCTGGGGGGCGGAGTACAG ACGGCAGACTGTGACGAGCACTCCTTGCTGGATCGAGCTGCATTTGAACGGGCCGCTGCAGTGGCTGGATAAAGTTCTGACCCAGATGGGGTCCCCCTCCGTGCGCTGCTCCAGCATGTcataa
- the smad2 gene encoding mothers against decapentaplegic homolog 2 isoform X2 translates to MSSILPFTPPVVKRLLGWKKSAGGAGGAGGGEQNGQEEKWCEKAVKSLVKKLKKTGQLDELEKAITTQNCNTKCVTIPSNCSEIWGLSTPNTIEQWETSGLYSYPDQTRSLDGRLQVSHRKGLPHVIYCRLWRWPDLHSHHELRAIDTCEYAFNLKKDEVCVNPYHYQRVETPVLPPVLVPRHTEILTELPPLDDYTHSIPENTSFPVGIEPPNNYIPETPPPGYISEDGETSDQQMNQSSPAELSPSTLSPVNHSMDLQPVTYSEPAFWCSIAYYELNQRVGETFHASQPSLTVDGFTDPSNSERFCLGLLSNVNRNATVEMTRRHIGRGVRLYYIGGEVFAECLSDSAIFVQSPNCNQRYGWHPATVCKIPPGCNLKIFNNQEFAALLAQSVNQGFEAVYQLTRMCTIRMSFVKGWGAEYRRQTVTSTPCWIELHLNGPLQWLDKVLTQMGSPSVRCSSMS, encoded by the exons ATGTCCTCCATCTTGCCGTTCACGCCGCCGGTGGTCAAGCGGCTGCTGGGCTGGAAGAAgtcggcgggcggggcgggcggggcgggcgggggcgagCAGAACGGCCAGGAGGAGAAGTGGTGCGAGAAGGCGGTAAAGAGCCTGGtgaagaagctgaagaagacGGGCCAGCTGGACGAGCTGGAGAAGGCCATCACCACGCAGAACTGCAACACCAAGTGTGTCACCATCCCCAG CAATTGCTCTGAAATTTGGGGACTGAGTACACCAAATACGATAGAACAGTGGGAAACCTCAGGCCTATACAGCTACCCTGACCAAACCAG GTCCCTGGACGGGCGCCTGCAGGTCTCGCACCGTAAGGGTCTTCCTCACGTCATCTACTGCCGGCTGTGGCGATGGCCGGACCTGCACAGCCACCACGAGCTGCGCGCCATCGACACCTGCGAGTACGCCTTCAACCTGAAGAAGGACGAGGTGTGCGTCAACCCCTACCACTACCAGCGGGTGGAGACGCCAG TGCTGCCTCCGGTCCTGGTGCCCAGACACACCGAGATCCTGACCGAGCTGCCCCCCCTGGACGACTACACCCATTCCATCCCCGAGAACACCAGCTTCCCCGTCGGGATCGAGCCCCCCAACAATTACATACCAG agaccccgccccctggatACATCAGCGAAGATGGGGAGACCAGTGACCAACAGATGAATCAAA GTTCTCCTGCAGAACTGTCGCCCAGTACACtttcacctgtcaatcacagcatGG ACCTCCAGCCGGTGACGTACTCAGAGCCCGCCTTCTGGTGCTCGATAGCGTACTACGAGCTGAACCAGCGGGTGGGGGAGACCTTCCACGCCTCCCAGCCCTCCCTGACCGTGGACGGCTTCACGGACCCCTCAAACTCGGAGCGCTTCTGCCTGGGCCTGCTGTCCAACGTCAACCGCAACGCCACCGTGGAGATGACCCGCAGGCACATAG GAAGAGGCGTGAGGCTGTACTACATCGGAGGGGAGGTGTTCGCTGAGTGTCTGAGTGACAGCGCCATCTTTGTTCAGAGTCCGAACTGCAACCAGAGGTATGGGTGGCACCCAGCCACGGTCTGCAAGATTCCTCCAG ggtGTAATCTGAAGATCTTTAATAACCAGGAGTTTGCGGCGCTGTTGGCCCAGTCGGTGAACCAGGGCTTCGAGGCGGTGTACCAGCTCACCAGGATGTGCACCATCCGCATGAGCTTCGTCAAGGGCTGGGGGGCGGAGTACAG ACGGCAGACTGTGACGAGCACTCCTTGCTGGATCGAGCTGCATTTGAACGGGCCGCTGCAGTGGCTGGATAAAGTTCTGACCCAGATGGGGTCCCCCTCCGTGCGCTGCTCCAGCATGTcataa
- the ier3ip1 gene encoding immediate early response 3-interacting protein 1: MAFTLYSLIQAAILCVNAIAVLHEERFLSKVGWGADQGIGGFGDEPGIKSQLLNLVRSVRTVMRVPLIIVNSVCIVLLLLFG, translated from the exons ATGGCGTTTACTTTATACTCCCTTATCCAGGCTGCAATTCTATGTGTAAATGCAATTGCAGTTTTGCACGAAGAGAGGTTCCTGAGTAAag ttggCTGGGGTGCGGACCAAGGCATCGGAGGGTTTGGTGATGAACCAGGGATTAAATCTCAACTTTTGAATCTTGTTCGCTCTGTGAGGACAGTTATGAGAG tgccCTTGATAATAGTTAATTCGGTGTGTATTGTCTTGCTGCTACTGTTTGGATAA